A stretch of the Streptomyces ortus genome encodes the following:
- a CDS encoding prenyltransferase codes for MTTPRTEHLVLAGVLTAEEAAQTVRGILAVQRADGAIPWFRGHHLDPWDHTEAAMALDAAGEHEAAARAYAWLARHQNEDGSWYAAYADGDADDVTDRGRETNFCAYIAVGVWHHYLATGDDTFLDRMWPAVFAAVEFVLGLQLPGGQIGWKREDDGTAVNDALLTGSSSVHHALRCALAIAEEREEPQPDWELAVGALRHAIRRHPERFLDKDRYSMDWYYPVLGGALTGAEAKERVERDWDRFVVPGLGVRCVVPNPWVTGGESAELALALWAVGESDRALEILQSIQHLRDPATGLYWTGYVFDSRAIWPEELTSWTAGSLLLAVAALGGDEATCAVFGGDRLPFGLDPDCCR; via the coding sequence GTGACGACTCCGCGCACCGAACACCTCGTCCTGGCAGGGGTGCTCACCGCGGAAGAGGCCGCCCAGACCGTCCGGGGCATCCTGGCCGTGCAGCGCGCGGACGGCGCCATCCCGTGGTTCCGCGGCCACCACCTCGACCCGTGGGACCACACCGAGGCCGCCATGGCCCTGGACGCGGCCGGCGAGCACGAGGCCGCCGCGCGGGCGTACGCGTGGCTGGCCCGCCACCAGAACGAGGACGGCTCCTGGTACGCGGCCTACGCGGACGGCGACGCGGACGACGTCACCGACCGCGGGCGCGAGACCAACTTCTGTGCGTACATCGCCGTCGGGGTGTGGCACCACTACCTGGCGACCGGCGACGACACCTTCCTCGACCGCATGTGGCCGGCTGTGTTCGCGGCGGTGGAGTTCGTCCTCGGACTCCAGCTGCCCGGCGGCCAGATCGGCTGGAAGCGCGAGGACGACGGCACGGCCGTCAACGACGCGCTGCTGACCGGGAGTTCGTCCGTCCACCACGCGCTGCGCTGCGCGCTGGCCATCGCCGAGGAACGCGAAGAGCCGCAGCCCGACTGGGAGTTGGCGGTGGGCGCGCTGCGCCACGCGATCCGCCGGCACCCCGAGCGGTTCCTCGACAAGGACCGCTACTCGATGGACTGGTACTACCCGGTGCTGGGCGGTGCGCTCACCGGCGCCGAGGCGAAGGAGCGCGTCGAGCGGGACTGGGACCGGTTCGTGGTCCCGGGGCTCGGGGTGCGCTGCGTGGTGCCCAACCCCTGGGTGACGGGCGGCGAATCGGCCGAACTCGCCCTGGCCCTGTGGGCCGTGGGCGAGTCCGACCGCGCGCTGGAGATACTGCAGTCGATCCAGCACCTGCGCGACCCGGCGACGGGCCTGTACTGGACCGGCTATGTCTTCGACTCACGGGCGATCTGGCCGGAGGAGCTCACCTCGTGGACGGCGGGCTCCCTGCTCCTCGCCGTGGCCGCACTGGGCGGTGACGAGGCGACCTGCGCGGTCTTCGGCGGCGACCGCCTGCCGTTCGGACTGGACCCCGACTGCTGCCGGTAG
- a CDS encoding LLM class F420-dependent oxidoreductase, whose product MRLGLALGYWGRGPSADQVPLALEAERLGYDSVWTAESWGSDAFTPLTWIAARTSRIKLGTAVAQMAARSPTTTAMHALTLDHLSGGRVMLGLGLSGPQVVEGWYGRPFPKSPLTATREYVDVVRQVLRREGPVELDGRFHTHPYRGADGTGLGKALKPITHPLRPDLPVLLGAEGPKNIAQTTRIADGWLPLYWSPTRTEVYEASLGAAPEGFLVAPMARAQVCDDVAEGLLPVKAMLGFYIGGMGHAARNFHADLMARMGFEEEARRVQELFLAGRREEAVRAVPDAFADEISLIGPRARIAERLELWRKGPVTDLLLLSPDPHTLRTVADLN is encoded by the coding sequence ATGCGGCTCGGACTCGCCCTCGGTTACTGGGGTCGCGGCCCCTCGGCGGACCAGGTGCCCCTCGCGCTGGAGGCGGAACGGCTCGGCTACGACTCGGTGTGGACCGCCGAGTCCTGGGGCTCGGACGCCTTCACCCCGCTCACCTGGATCGCGGCACGTACCTCAAGGATCAAGCTGGGTACCGCGGTGGCCCAGATGGCGGCCCGCTCCCCCACCACGACGGCGATGCACGCGCTCACGCTCGACCATCTCTCGGGCGGGCGCGTGATGCTCGGGCTCGGCCTGTCCGGACCGCAGGTCGTCGAGGGCTGGTACGGGCGGCCGTTCCCGAAGTCACCGCTGACGGCGACCCGGGAGTACGTCGACGTCGTACGCCAGGTCCTGCGGCGCGAGGGCCCGGTCGAGCTGGACGGCCGCTTCCACACGCACCCGTACCGGGGCGCCGACGGCACCGGGCTCGGCAAGGCGCTCAAGCCGATCACGCACCCGCTCCGGCCCGACCTGCCCGTACTGCTGGGGGCCGAGGGGCCGAAGAACATCGCCCAGACGACGCGGATCGCGGACGGCTGGCTGCCGCTGTACTGGTCACCGACGCGGACCGAGGTGTACGAGGCTTCGCTGGGCGCGGCGCCCGAGGGTTTCCTCGTCGCTCCGATGGCCCGGGCGCAGGTCTGCGACGACGTCGCCGAGGGGTTGCTGCCCGTGAAGGCGATGCTCGGCTTCTACATCGGCGGGATGGGGCACGCGGCCCGGAACTTCCATGCGGATCTGATGGCGCGGATGGGGTTCGAGGAGGAGGCGCGGCGGGTGCAGGAGCTGTTCCTGGCGGGGCGGCGGGAGGAGGCGGTGCGTGCCGTGCCGGACGCGTTCGCGGACGAGATCTCGCTGATCGGGCCACGCGCGCGGATCGCCGAGCGGCTGGAGTTGTGGCGCAAGGGTCCCGTGACGGACCTGCTGCTCCTGTCCCCCGACCCTCACACGCTGCGCACGGTGGCCGACCTGAACTGA
- a CDS encoding class I SAM-dependent methyltransferase, protein MPPAPAPPVLAAFEGAKGFMPLREGLALYGAAVEAGRLGLPLLEVGTYCGRSTILLADAARTAGVTAVTVDHHRGSEEQQPGWEYHDPTTVDPELGRMDTLPAFRRTLHRAGLEDHVVAVVGRSPQIAAFWNSPLGLVFIDGGHTDEHASGDYEGWAPHVAEGGLLLIHDVFPDPVDEFTGQAPYRVYLRALESGAFTEVSATDSLRVLRRTGKGI, encoded by the coding sequence ATGCCCCCCGCCCCCGCACCCCCCGTACTCGCCGCGTTCGAGGGGGCAAAGGGGTTCATGCCCCTGCGGGAAGGCCTCGCGCTGTACGGCGCCGCCGTCGAGGCGGGACGGCTCGGCCTCCCCCTGCTGGAGGTCGGCACGTACTGCGGCCGTTCCACGATCCTGCTCGCCGACGCCGCCCGCACGGCCGGCGTCACGGCCGTCACCGTCGACCACCACCGCGGCAGCGAGGAACAGCAGCCCGGCTGGGAGTACCACGACCCCACCACGGTCGACCCGGAACTCGGCCGCATGGACACCCTTCCGGCCTTCCGCCGTACGCTCCACCGGGCCGGCCTGGAGGACCACGTGGTCGCGGTAGTAGGCCGCTCCCCGCAGATCGCCGCCTTCTGGAACTCCCCTCTCGGCCTCGTCTTCATCGACGGCGGCCACACCGACGAGCACGCGAGCGGCGACTACGAGGGCTGGGCACCCCACGTCGCCGAGGGCGGGCTGCTGCTCATCCACGACGTGTTCCCGGACCCGGTGGACGAGTTCACCGGCCAGGCGCCGTACCGCGTGTATCTGCGGGCGCTGGAGTCCGGCGCGTTCACGGAGGTCTCGGCGACGGACTCCCTGCGCGTGCTGCGCCGCACCGGCAAGGGGATCTGA
- a CDS encoding class I SAM-dependent methyltransferase translates to MLTVDFSRFPLAPGDRVLDLGCGAGRHAFECYRRGAQVVALDQNGEEIREVAKWFAAMKEAGEAPEGATATAMEGDALRLPFPDESFDVVIISEVMEHIPDDKGVLAEMVRVLRPGGRIAITVPRYGPEKVCWSLSDAYHEVEGGHIRIYKADELLGKIREAGLRPYGSHHAHALHSPYWWLKCAFGVDNDKALPVRAYHKLLVWDIMKKPLATRVAEQALNPLIGKSFVAYATKPHLPAATLTDAS, encoded by the coding sequence GTGCTGACCGTCGACTTCTCTCGGTTTCCGCTCGCCCCGGGGGACCGCGTGCTGGATCTCGGATGCGGGGCCGGACGCCACGCCTTCGAGTGCTACCGGCGCGGCGCCCAGGTCGTCGCGCTGGACCAGAACGGCGAGGAGATCCGCGAGGTCGCCAAGTGGTTCGCCGCGATGAAGGAGGCGGGCGAGGCACCCGAGGGCGCCACCGCCACCGCGATGGAGGGCGACGCGCTGCGGCTGCCCTTCCCCGACGAGTCGTTCGACGTCGTCATCATCTCCGAGGTGATGGAACACATCCCGGACGACAAGGGCGTGCTCGCCGAGATGGTCCGGGTCCTCAGGCCAGGCGGACGGATAGCGATCACCGTGCCGCGCTACGGGCCCGAGAAGGTCTGCTGGTCGCTGTCGGACGCGTACCACGAGGTCGAGGGCGGGCACATCCGCATCTACAAGGCGGACGAACTGCTCGGCAAGATCCGTGAGGCGGGCCTGCGGCCGTACGGCTCGCACCACGCCCACGCCCTGCACAGCCCCTACTGGTGGCTGAAGTGCGCGTTCGGCGTCGACAACGACAAGGCGCTGCCGGTACGGGCGTACCACAAGCTCCTCGTCTGGGACATCATGAAGAAGCCCCTCGCGACCCGGGTCGCCGAGCAGGCGCTCAACCCGCTGATCGGCAAGAGCTTCGTGGCGTACGCGACCAAGCCGCACCTGCCCGCCGCCACCCTCACGGACGCTTCGTGA
- a CDS encoding N-acetylmuramoyl-L-alanine amidase codes for MSYVGPDFEPPRPPRHPLRGPLTVAVAALVPGALAGWLVWQAVGDPDDGDGSAAAARTSAPASASASASASSSELPAPADDGKEQGGGGSGPLKGKVVVIDPGHNPGNFRHPSDINRKVDIGTNWKECDTTGTASNAGYTEAEFTLDVSHRLRTILKEEGATVKFTQDGDRPWGPCVDERAEIGNKAKADAVVSIHADGSAPGNRGFHVILPGSVHSGAADTRPIVASSRELGERVAGGFLRTTGGPPSNYIGDGTGLDVRKDLGGLNLSTVPKVFIECGNMRDTKDVSQLTSGAWRQKAAEGISEGIVSFLRG; via the coding sequence GTGTCATACGTAGGCCCGGACTTCGAACCCCCACGCCCCCCGCGCCACCCCCTGCGCGGACCCCTGACCGTCGCCGTCGCCGCGCTCGTACCGGGGGCCCTGGCGGGCTGGCTGGTGTGGCAGGCGGTGGGCGACCCCGACGACGGGGACGGATCGGCGGCAGCCGCACGGACATCGGCCCCGGCAAGTGCAAGCGCAAGCGCATCCGCGTCCTCGTCCGAGCTGCCGGCCCCCGCCGACGACGGCAAGGAGCAGGGCGGTGGCGGTTCCGGGCCCCTCAAGGGCAAGGTCGTCGTCATCGACCCCGGTCACAACCCGGGCAACTTCCGGCACCCGTCCGACATCAACCGCAAGGTGGACATCGGGACGAACTGGAAGGAGTGCGACACGACGGGCACGGCGAGCAACGCCGGTTACACGGAAGCCGAGTTCACCCTCGACGTCTCACACCGGCTGCGCACGATCCTCAAGGAGGAGGGCGCCACGGTGAAGTTCACCCAGGACGGCGACCGCCCCTGGGGCCCGTGCGTGGACGAGCGGGCCGAGATCGGCAACAAGGCCAAGGCGGACGCCGTCGTGTCGATCCACGCGGACGGCTCGGCGCCGGGCAACCGCGGCTTCCATGTGATCCTGCCGGGCTCGGTGCACTCCGGCGCCGCCGACACCCGCCCCATCGTCGCCTCCTCCCGCGAGCTGGGCGAACGCGTCGCCGGCGGCTTCCTGCGCACCACCGGCGGCCCGCCGTCCAACTACATCGGTGACGGCACCGGCCTCGACGTGCGCAAAGACCTCGGCGGTCTCAATCTGTCAACGGTTCCGAAGGTGTTCATCGAGTGCGGCAACATGCGCGACACCAAGGACGTCTCGCAGCTGACCAGCGGCGCCTGGCGGCAGAAGGCGGCGGAGGGAATCTCTGAGGGAATCGTGAGTTTCCTGCGCGGGTAG